In the genome of Cystobacter ferrugineus, the window GGGGGGGGCTGTACAAAAGTTCAGTACGGTCCGGCCCCGTGGACGGATTGACCGCCCCACCTCCCGCGGCCAACCCGCGGATGGGACAGACCCTACTCCAGGAGACCCCTCCTCCCGCAAGCCCGCCCGCCTGATCTCCGACGGGTGGAGGATGCCTCGCCCCCGGCCTCTTGGGTCCCGGGCTACAATGGCGCACCTCGCCATGGATTCTTCTCTCTCGAACCTCTCCGCGCCCGCCCCTCGTGTCCTCGGACGTTATGAGCTCGTCCAACTTCTCGGACAGGGCGGCATGGGCGAGGTCTACCTGGCCAAGATTTCCGGCGCGGCGGGCTTCGAGAAGCCCTGTATCGTCAAGACCGTCCTGCCCGCCCTGCTCAAGGACCGGCAGTTCCTCGATCGCTTCCACCATGAGGCCAAGGTGCTGGTGCACCTGGCGCACTCGTCCATCGCGCAGGTGTATGACATGGGCGAGGCCGAGGGCACCTACTACATGGCGCTCGAGTACGTGGCCGGCGTGGATCTGGCCTACCTGCAGGAGCAGGCGCGCGCCCAGGGCAAGTCCATCCCCGTTCCGGTGGCGCTCTACCTCGGCCAGCGCATCGCCGAGGGACTCGGCTACGCCCACCGCAAGATGGGTCCGGACGGGGCGCCGCTGGGGATCGTCCACCGGGACGTGTCTCCCCACAACGTGATGGTCTCGTACGAGGGCGAGGTGAAGGTCATCGACTTCGGCCTCGCCAAGAGCGCCGCGCGCAGCAAGTACACGCTGCCCGCCACCGTCATGGGCAAGCTCGGCTACATGTCTCCCGAACAGGTCCGCGCCGAGTCGGTGGATCATCGCACCGACCTCTATTCGTGCGGCGTGGTGGTGTGGGAGTTGCTCGCGGGGCGGCCGCTCATCGCCCCTGGCACCGTGGGCGAGATGATGGCCGCCATGGCCCAGCCCACCGTGCCCTCGCTGAGCGAGCTGCGCGCGGACGTGGACCCCGCCCTCGACGCCGCGGTCCGCCGCGCCCTGGCCCCCGCTCCCGAGGAGCGCTATGCCCGTGCGGACGACTTCGCCCGCGCCCTCAACGAGCACTTCCTGCGCACCGGTTCCTCCGTGGGTGCCGAGGAGGTGGGCAACTTCGTGCGGGAGATCTGTCCCGAGGCCTTCTCCTCGCAGCGCGAGCTGATCAGCCGGCTCTCCACCGCTTCGACCACTCGCCGCACCCCCTTGCCTCCGGCCGTCGTGTTGCCCATGAACACGGGGGTTCAGTTCGCACCCACCGGGGATGGCACCCCTCAGACCCTCATTCCGATGACCCCGCCTCCCGCGCAGGGCCTCGCGGACACCCTGATGCGCCCGAGCAGCGCCCAGGTGCCCACCGTGGGGGTCTCGCCCGAGTCGCTCCAGCTCCAGGGCCCCGGCCGCAAGGGGTGGCTGGTGGCCATCTCCCTCGCGGCGCTCGGTCTGGTCGGCGCCTCGGCGGGCATCACCGCCGTCGTGATGACGAACCGGCGGCCACCGCACCGGGTGCTCCCGGATGGTCGGCCTCCGTTCTCGCCGGATCAACCTCCGTTCGGGGGCGGGCCTCACGGGCCCCGCGGACCTGGCGAACACCACGGACCCCACGGCCGCCCGCCCGGCTCGTTCGACCCGCGCCCTGCCCCCGGCGAACCTCCCGAGGCCCCCAAGGCCGCGCCGGAGGCAATCGCCGCGAAACCCTCCGTGGCGAAACCCTCTTCGGTGACACCTGTGGCCGCCCGGTTCATCTCCGCGGAGAACGTCGCGGCGATCCGGCCGACGGCGGGGTCCTCCTACTTCGTTCCCCAGGGGCGCAACTCGGGGCTCACCCCCGGCATGGTCCTCCAGGTCGTGGAGGCGCCCACGCGGGACGGCAAGGCGAAGGTGCTCGGTGAGGCCACCGTCCGCGAAGTACTCCCACGGCGCGCGACACTGAGCCTGGACGAGAGCGCGCGGGGCGCGGCGAAGTCCGCGCGCTTCGTGGTGCTTCCCGAGCCGAAGGAAACTCCCGAGGAACCCCCGCGTCCCCCGAGCACCAAGACCGAGCCGGCAACACCCACCAGGCCGGCGGCGCCCGAGCCCCGGCAATTGAATGGACGCATCGCGCAGCGCACGGGCCCCTTCGGGAAGAAGATCGAACTCACCAACACGGACAACCTCACCTGGAGTGGTTGCATCCTCGTGACCCAGGGCAGGGATATGTACAAGCTCGGGGGGATGGCACCCGGGGGCTCACGGGAGATCCTCCTGAGCGCGTTCGAGAAGGGCGGGCGCGAGGTCCCCTTCGTGAACAGCAATCGCCTGGGCCTGTTCTGCACCGAGGGCGAGCGGGAGTTTCCCTTCCGGTAGTGAGCGTCAGAAGGAGCCGGAGAGCTGGAGCGTGAAGGTGCGCCCGTATTGGGGCACGGGCCCCGCGGCGCGCTCGTCCCCGAGCGCCAGGGCGTATTGGGTATCCAGCAGGTTGCGCACCCCGGCGAAGTAGCGCAGGTAGGGCAGTTCCCCGGACAGGCCCACGTCGAGCAACAGCGCCTTGCCATACTCGGTGCCGTCTTCCCCCGGCCGTCCGCGGGCGCTCTGGTAGGTGGCCTGGGTGGACAGGCGCAGGTTGCCATCGGCCAGGGGCAACAGCAGCCGTCCCGACGCCAGGTGCGCCGGGGTCGCGTTGGCCTCCTCCTCGGCGGCATTGACCAGGGTGACGAAGGAGTAGTTCAGGTCCACGAGCACGAAGCGTCCCGGCTGCCAGCGCAGGCCCGCCTCGGCACCCAGGGCACGTGTCTCCCCCGGGCGGTTGACGAAGACGAGGCACGGCATGGTGCCGAGGGGGCCTCCCGTGCACTGGGGCGGCCCCTGCTGCTCGCTGAGCGCCACGAGGTGGCGGATCTTGTTGGCGTAGCCCGCCACCGTGAGGCGCAGCTCGTCCGTGAGGTTGTGCGCGTGCTCGAGCTCCAGGGTGGCGATGGTCTCGGGCTCGAGTGTGCTCGCGGCGATCTGGGTCCTGCCGTTGTCCTGGTAGTCGAGCTCGAAGGGGGTGGGCGCCCGGAAGGCACTGCCCACCACCAGCTTGGTGAGGCCCCGCGCGTAGGGGCGGCCAATGAGGGCCAGGCGTGGCGTGAAGGGCAGCGTCTTGAGGTTGTTGAAGTAGCGGTCCAGGCGCAGGCCCGCGCTGAGGCTCAGCCGGGGGTGCAACCGCCACTCGTCCAGCAGATAGGCGGAGAAGATGCCGCGCGGCTCGCTCAGCACGAGGTTCGAGCCCAGGGGGTCGACTTCCTGCTCCACGCGCAGTTGACCCTGTCCCTCCAGGCCCAGGGTGATGTGGTGGGTGTCGCAGAAGCTCAGGCGCAGCCGGGTCTCGGCCGACAGCCAGTCGGCGCGCGCGGCGTCGGTGTCGCGCCGCTGCCCGACCAGCGTGGGCTGCGAGTACATCCAGGAGCCCCAGTAGCGGCTGGCGTCGTAGGCACCGCGCAGCGACAGGCTCATCCTCTCGCCGAGCTGTTTGTCGTAGCGCACCTCGGCGAAGCCGCGGACGTCCTGGATCCTGGTGCCCGGGACCCCGAGTTCCGTGCCGAAGGGTCCCACGGGGCTCTCCTTGGTGCGCCCGTGTAGCTGGGCGTGGATGCTGAGGCCGCCCAGGCGCGCCCGCAGCGAGGCGGTGGCGGCGCGCTCCCCATCCAGGCCTTCCACCGCCGGCAGATCCTCGCCCAGCCGCGTCACCTCCGCGCCCCGCATCCCCACCCAGGCGCCCGACAGCAGCACCGAGCCGGATCCGAGGTCCCACGCCGTGGTGGCGCGCAGCCGCGTGGTGCCCAGCGCCCCCGCCCCGGCGATGACCTCCACGTGCCGATCCCCACCCAGCGTGTCGCGCGGCACCACGTTGATGACGGCGAAGAAGGCGCCCGTGCCGTACAGGGCGCTGCCCGGGCCGCGCACCACCTCGATGCGCTCCACCTCTTCCAGGTCCACCGCCAGGTCCCTCGCCACGTAGCCCTGGCCCGTCACCACGTCGTTGAGCGGGTGGCCATCCCAGAGGATGAGGATGCGGGTGTTGAAGTCGCCCGGGGGAGCGAAGCCCCGCACCCCCAGGTAGGTGTAGCTCCGGTCATCGGAGATGAAGATGCCGCGCACGGCCGTGAGCGCCTCGGCGAGCGTGGTGTAGCCAAAGGCGCGCAGCTCCTCCTGGGTGATGACGGTGGTGGAGGCGGGTGCCTCGTCCACGGACACCAGGCGCTTGGACGCGGCGCGCACGGAGGGCGGCAGGTAGCGCAACTCGGCGTGGACGCGCGTCTCCTGGTTGGCCACCACATAGACGCTCTGGCGCAGGGGGCTGAGGTTGGGGCTCTCCACCTCCAGGGTGTGCTCGCCGTGGGGGAGGGTGAGCACGGTGGGGGTGAAGCCCGTGGGGCGGCCATCCACGCGCACCGAGGCGTTGTCGCGGTTGGCGGTGATGATGAGGCGTCCCATGGGCTCCTCGCGCGGGGCGAGCGCCACACTCAGGGGCACCTCGTCATCGGCCGGCACGTCCACGAGCAACTGGGCCGGGACATGGCCGGGCGCGCTCACGTGGAGCACGTGCGGACCCGGAGTGAAGCGCAAGTCCCCGGGCACCTGTCCGAGCACGGGGCCCTCGGGCGACGCGCGCACCTCGGCGCCTCCGGGGGTGCCCGTGAGCCGCACCGTGCCGGTGATGAGCTCCAGCGTGAAGGCCTGGACCACCGCCTGGCCCCGCGCGAGCTGGATGGTCGCCTCGGCGCGGCGGTAGCCCTCCTTGTGCACCACCACCGTGTGGGCGCCGGGGGGCAGCGCGAGCGTCTGCGGCGACAGGCCCCGGCTGCCCAGATCCTCCCGGTCCACGAGCACCTCGGCGCCGGGTGGCTCGGTGGTGATGCGCACCAGGGCCACCTTCGGGCGCAGCCGCGTGAGCGAGTGGTTCACCTTGGTGGCGTCCGCCTCCGGCAGATCCTCCTGGGCCAGGTCGTGGTAGTAGCGGTAGGCCTCGTTGTAGCGGCCCAGGGCCTCGTAGCACCGGGCGATGTTGAAGAGGACGTTGCGGTTGGGCACCAGTCGGTAGCTGGCGAAGTAGGAGCGCAGCGCGTGGACGTACTCGCGCCGGGCGTAGGCCTCGTTGCCCAGCTCGAACGCCACGTCCGCCTCGTCCGCGGTGTTGCCGGCCCACGCGCAGATCGGCCCGAACAGCAGCGACAGCAGGAGGCCGAGTCGGAACACGCGCATTCGGCCCCATTCTCTCACATCACAGGGCGGCGGCGAGGGCCCGTGCCGCCGCCTCCAACTCCGCGTCCGGGCGGAAGTCCCCGGGGGCGGCATCGAAGGCTCCCCGCCCCCACAGCCGGGCCGGCGTGTCCCGGTAGCGCGGCACCAGGTGCAGGTGGAAGTGGCGCAGCACGTCCCCGATGGCGAACGCATAGGCGTGCTCGGCGCCGAGCACCTCGCGCTGCGCGCGCATCACCCGCGCGGCGAAGGGGCCCAGCTCCCGGGCCGCCTCCTCGTCCAGATCATACAGCGCGCGGGCATGGCGCACGCTGGTGAGCACCACCCAGCCGGGCAGGGGGCTCGGCCCCGCCAGGCCATGCAGCACCAGACCGGCCGAGCGGGCGAGCACGCCACCCACGGGGCGGAGGCTTCCACTCACGAGGGCACACCCCCGGCAGGGGTCATTCACATCCACGTCGCTCATGGCGTCCCAGCCTATCAGGGCGCCTATCCGCCGACGTCCGCTTGACGTCAATGGGCCGGGTCGGAGACTGTCTCGTCACCGCCACGCGCGGGCGAACTCCAAGCATTGCATTCCAAGGTGGACAGATGAAGAAGCATTGGGCAGTCGTGTTGCCGCTCCTCGTGTTGGCGTGCGGACCCAAGGACGAGAATGGCGACGGCATCGCCGATGGCATCCGTGATCCGGACTCCGTGTCGGTGGTGGCTCCGGCCAACCCGAAGGGCACCGTCTCCGGGCAGGTGCTCGATACCGCGATGCAGCCGCTCGCGGGCGTCTCGGTCCGGCTGACCATCGGCAGCGACACCGCGGAGGGCAAGTACGTCGTCCAGACCGACGCCCTGGGCAACTTCATGTTCAAGGGCGTGCCGGCCGGTTCCACCGTCCTGGTGACCATCAGCAAGGAGGGCTACGCCACCCTGCGCGCCAGCGCCACCGTGCCCGCCAACGCGGGCAACATCCCCATCAACGACGCCAACGCGAGCCTCGGCCTCGTCATGCTCGCCAAGACCCAGAGCAAGGTGAGCTTCACGCTGCTCACCGACAAGGGCCAGCCCGCGGTGGGCGCCCAGGCGTTCCTCGAGGCCTATCCCGCCGGATTGATCTCCGCCGCGGGCACCACGGTCCAGGCCACCAGCACGGTCACCGCCGTTCCCGCCGTGGCGGACGCCATGGGCGTCGTCACCTTCAACAACATGCCCTCGCCTTCGGAGCTCACCCGCATCGGGACCCTGCCTCAGAGCAGCACCACCACGGCGTACTACCGCCTCTGGGTGGACCCGGTCGACGTGAACGGCGATGGCGTCATCGACTCGGGTGGCTATGCCTCCCCCATCGACGCCTCGGTGCTGCTCAAGTCGGGCTCGCAGATCGTCACCCTGAACCCGGCGAAGAACAGCGGCGGCTCCACCGCCTTCACCCTGCTGGCCACCAACGTGCCCAGCCTCCAGCTCACGCCCACGTCGCCCCCAGAGGCGAAGAAGCCCATGCGCAACCTGCTGCGGCCCGGCGACCCCATCTACCTGGGCTTCAGCCAGCCCGTGGTGCGTGACTCGCTCATCGCCATCCTCACCGGTGAGCAGGGGCAGGCCGCCATCGAGCTCACCGTGACGCCCAATGAGACGGGCGACGCCTACACGCTCACCCCCGCGATGACCAATGTCCTCGAGGGCCAGGAGTACAACCTCATCCTGCGCGCCACCTCGGCCTACTCCGGTGCCGTGCAGACGTGGAAGGGCTACTTCGTCAGTGGCGACGTGAAGACCCCGCGCCCGCTGCAGCTCGAAAACGTCACCTTCAAGGACGGCACCACCGGCACGCCGAACGTCCTGGACGCGGGGGAGTGCGTCATCCTCACCTTCAACCAGGCGGTGACCTCCACCGCCTTCCAGCTCGATGCCCTCCTGTTGAACGGGACGGACACCAAGCCCTACAAGGCCCTGCCGGCGTCCTACCCCAGCGCCGTGAGCGCCTGCTTCGGCAGTGAGGCCGTGAAGATTCCCATCGACACGAGCTTCCAGGCCACCCCGCGCTTCTACTTCACGTATGGCTTGGCGTCCGACACCACCCTGCCTCCCATCAACCCCAACAGCACCACGGCGCGCATCCGGGTGGACTTCAGCAAGTTCCAGCAGGCGGACTTCTCCCAGTACTACGAGACGGCGTGGGGCGCCCCCGTGCCCTCCACGACCGTGCTGGAGAGGACGATCACGCCGCCCGTGCGTTAGCCGCGCGCCTATCTCATCGACCTCCGGGACACCCCCCCGCCGCCCGGAGGTCGTCCGTCACTCTCGTCGTTCAGGGAGTGTTCGCGGGCCGACAGCCGGGGCGGGGCGGAGGCTCGGCGACACCCGGGGGGGACGAGCGCATCCGGGGGGGCGTGCATAGCATGGTGTGGCGTTCCCACCTTGTACGAGGGCCCCGCGCCATGACTGTACCCCTCACGCACCGCCAGCGGGTGCTCGTGGTCGATGACTTCGATGACGCCCGAGAGATGTACGCGGAGTACCTGGAATTCGTTGGGTTCCAGGTGGATGTCGCTCGGAATGGAGTGGAGGCGGTGGAGAAGGCCCAGGGCACTCCCCCCGACATCATCCTCATGGACCTGTCCCTGCCGGTGATGGATGGCTGGGAGGCCACGCGCCGGCTCAAGCAGGATCAACGCACCCGCAACATCCCCGTCATGGCGCTCAGCGGCCACGTGCTGGCCGGCAACGCCGAGCAGGCGCGCCAGGCGGGCGCGGACGAGTTCGTCGCCAAGCCGTGCCTGCCGCAGGACCTGGAGGACCGCATCCGACGGATGCTCAAGCCGAGCAAGTCCAAGAACCAGCCCTGAGCCACCCGGCTCTCCCCTCGTCGTCCCCCAGGACAGCCCGTGGGCACCCTTCCAACCTCGCGCGAGAGCGCCGATGGGTGGAGTCCACCCGAGGCGTTCGACGAATACCGGCTGGTGCGCCTCTTGGGTCGCGGCGCCACGGGACGCGTGTACCTCGCCCAGGACACGCTGCTCGAGCGGCCCGTGGCGGTGAAGTTCGTGCGCGCCCTGGGCCCCGGCGCCCTCAGCCGCTTCCTCGTGGAGGCCCGGGCCGCGGCGCGCGTCCAGCATCCCAACGTCGTCACCCTCTACCGGGTGGGGCAGTTGGACAACCATCCCTACCTCGTCTCCGAGTTCGTCCGGGGCACCTCGCTGGAGCGGCTCCCCAAGCCGCTGCCCTGGGAGCAGGTGCTGGCGCTCGGGCGGGGCCTGGCCCGGGGGCTCGGGGCCGCGCACCGGCGGGGCGTGCTGCACCGGGACATCAAACCGGCCAACGCGCTGCTCACCGAGACGGGGGAGGTGAAGCTCCTGGACTTCGGGCTGGCCAAGCTGCTGGATGAGGGCCCGGCCCCGCGCGAGGACACGCCGCCGCCGCGCGATCCGGGGGCGCTCGCCGCCCTGGAGCTGCCACCCGAGGCCGTGGCGGGCTCGCTCGACGGGGTGACGCTGCCGTCCCTGCCCGAGGGCATGCTCGTGGGGACTCCTTATTACATGTCCCCGGAGGCCTGGGCGGGCATGGAGCTCACCGCGCGCAGTGACGTGTACTCACTGGGCCTGGTGCTCTACGAGCTGTGCGCCGGCCAGGGCCCCTTCCGGCACGTGCCCCCGCGCGAGCTGGCGCTGGCGGTGTGCACCCAGGACGCCCGGCCCCTGCGCGAGGCCGTGCCGGGCGTGGACGCGGACTTCGCGGCCGTGGTGGACCGGTGCCTGCGGCTCGTGCCCGAGGAGCGCTTCGCCTCGGCCGTGTCGCTGCTGGACGCGCTGGGGCAGCTCGCGCGCGACGAGGCGGCGGACGCGCTGCCCGAGGGCAATCCCTACCGGGGCCTGCAACCCTTCGAGGCCGAGCACCGCGCGCTCTTCTTCGGCCGCAGGCGTGAGCAGCGCGAGGTGCTCGAGCGTCTGCGCGCCGAGCCCTTCCTGCTCATCACCGGTGACTCGGGAGTCGGCAAGTCCTCGCTGTGCCTCGCGGGTGTGTTGCCGCGCCTGGGCGAGGGCGCGCTGGAGGACGGGCGGCGC includes:
- a CDS encoding carboxypeptidase-like regulatory domain-containing protein → MKKHWAVVLPLLVLACGPKDENGDGIADGIRDPDSVSVVAPANPKGTVSGQVLDTAMQPLAGVSVRLTIGSDTAEGKYVVQTDALGNFMFKGVPAGSTVLVTISKEGYATLRASATVPANAGNIPINDANASLGLVMLAKTQSKVSFTLLTDKGQPAVGAQAFLEAYPAGLISAAGTTVQATSTVTAVPAVADAMGVVTFNNMPSPSELTRIGTLPQSSTTTAYYRLWVDPVDVNGDGVIDSGGYASPIDASVLLKSGSQIVTLNPAKNSGGSTAFTLLATNVPSLQLTPTSPPEAKKPMRNLLRPGDPIYLGFSQPVVRDSLIAILTGEQGQAAIELTVTPNETGDAYTLTPAMTNVLEGQEYNLILRATSAYSGAVQTWKGYFVSGDVKTPRPLQLENVTFKDGTTGTPNVLDAGECVILTFNQAVTSTAFQLDALLLNGTDTKPYKALPASYPSAVSACFGSEAVKIPIDTSFQATPRFYFTYGLASDTTLPPINPNSTTARIRVDFSKFQQADFSQYYETAWGAPVPSTTVLERTITPPVR
- a CDS encoding serine/threonine protein kinase; the protein is MDSSLSNLSAPAPRVLGRYELVQLLGQGGMGEVYLAKISGAAGFEKPCIVKTVLPALLKDRQFLDRFHHEAKVLVHLAHSSIAQVYDMGEAEGTYYMALEYVAGVDLAYLQEQARAQGKSIPVPVALYLGQRIAEGLGYAHRKMGPDGAPLGIVHRDVSPHNVMVSYEGEVKVIDFGLAKSAARSKYTLPATVMGKLGYMSPEQVRAESVDHRTDLYSCGVVVWELLAGRPLIAPGTVGEMMAAMAQPTVPSLSELRADVDPALDAAVRRALAPAPEERYARADDFARALNEHFLRTGSSVGAEEVGNFVREICPEAFSSQRELISRLSTASTTRRTPLPPAVVLPMNTGVQFAPTGDGTPQTLIPMTPPPAQGLADTLMRPSSAQVPTVGVSPESLQLQGPGRKGWLVAISLAALGLVGASAGITAVVMTNRRPPHRVLPDGRPPFSPDQPPFGGGPHGPRGPGEHHGPHGRPPGSFDPRPAPGEPPEAPKAAPEAIAAKPSVAKPSSVTPVAARFISAENVAAIRPTAGSSYFVPQGRNSGLTPGMVLQVVEAPTRDGKAKVLGEATVREVLPRRATLSLDESARGAAKSARFVVLPEPKETPEEPPRPPSTKTEPATPTRPAAPEPRQLNGRIAQRTGPFGKKIELTNTDNLTWSGCILVTQGRDMYKLGGMAPGGSREILLSAFEKGGREVPFVNSNRLGLFCTEGEREFPFR
- a CDS encoding response regulator, translated to MTVPLTHRQRVLVVDDFDDAREMYAEYLEFVGFQVDVARNGVEAVEKAQGTPPDIILMDLSLPVMDGWEATRRLKQDQRTRNIPVMALSGHVLAGNAEQARQAGADEFVAKPCLPQDLEDRIRRMLKPSKSKNQP
- a CDS encoding HIT family protein, yielding MSDVDVNDPCRGCALVSGSLRPVGGVLARSAGLVLHGLAGPSPLPGWVVLTSVRHARALYDLDEEAARELGPFAARVMRAQREVLGAEHAYAFAIGDVLRHFHLHLVPRYRDTPARLWGRGAFDAAPGDFRPDAELEAAARALAAAL
- a CDS encoding TonB-dependent receptor domain-containing protein translates to MRVFRLGLLLSLLFGPICAWAGNTADEADVAFELGNEAYARREYVHALRSYFASYRLVPNRNVLFNIARCYEALGRYNEAYRYYHDLAQEDLPEADATKVNHSLTRLRPKVALVRITTEPPGAEVLVDREDLGSRGLSPQTLALPPGAHTVVVHKEGYRRAEATIQLARGQAVVQAFTLELITGTVRLTGTPGGAEVRASPEGPVLGQVPGDLRFTPGPHVLHVSAPGHVPAQLLVDVPADDEVPLSVALAPREEPMGRLIITANRDNASVRVDGRPTGFTPTVLTLPHGEHTLEVESPNLSPLRQSVYVVANQETRVHAELRYLPPSVRAASKRLVSVDEAPASTTVITQEELRAFGYTTLAEALTAVRGIFISDDRSYTYLGVRGFAPPGDFNTRILILWDGHPLNDVVTGQGYVARDLAVDLEEVERIEVVRGPGSALYGTGAFFAVINVVPRDTLGGDRHVEVIAGAGALGTTRLRATTAWDLGSGSVLLSGAWVGMRGAEVTRLGEDLPAVEGLDGERAATASLRARLGGLSIHAQLHGRTKESPVGPFGTELGVPGTRIQDVRGFAEVRYDKQLGERMSLSLRGAYDASRYWGSWMYSQPTLVGQRRDTDAARADWLSAETRLRLSFCDTHHITLGLEGQGQLRVEQEVDPLGSNLVLSEPRGIFSAYLLDEWRLHPRLSLSAGLRLDRYFNNLKTLPFTPRLALIGRPYARGLTKLVVGSAFRAPTPFELDYQDNGRTQIAASTLEPETIATLELEHAHNLTDELRLTVAGYANKIRHLVALSEQQGPPQCTGGPLGTMPCLVFVNRPGETRALGAEAGLRWQPGRFVLVDLNYSFVTLVNAAEEEANATPAHLASGRLLLPLADGNLRLSTQATYQSARGRPGEDGTEYGKALLLDVGLSGELPYLRYFAGVRNLLDTQYALALGDERAAGPVPQYGRTFTLQLSGSF